From the genome of Latilactobacillus curvatus JCM 1096 = DSM 20019:
GATCATCGCCAGTTTAATCATCATCTTCTTCGTTCAATATCTCCGCCACCGTTCAGATTCGAAGTACCGTGACTTACTAATCATCTTCGGCTTAGTTGGGATTTTACTCGCCGGCATTCAATATACACGGATTCAACAGCTTAACACCGCCCACTCGCAACAAGCCCAGATGGCGCAATTCATTAGAAGTGTGGCGACTGCGCAGAAAGCTAGCCTTAAAACCGTCGCAGTCAACACGACTTCGCTTCAGCAAAACATGGTAGTGCGCGTCGGTCATCAAAACTACCAAGTCATATTTGATAACAATTTTACTAGTTATCAACTCCAAAAAGCTCAGTTGATTAGCCAAGACATCACCTATCAAGATTAAGGAGTTTACTATGCCATCTTATTTCGATATTACCATTAAATTAATTTTCGGTTTCTTCTGTTTAGTGTTACAAATCAACCTCTCTGGCAAGGGGAATTTAGCCCCTAGCAGTGGGATTGATCAACTCCAAAATTACGTTCTTGGGGGGATTGTTGGCGGTATGATTTATAATGCCGATATCTCGCTCTTACAATTCTTACTCGTTTTACTCATCTGGACCTTAATCGTCTTCACAATGAAGTTTCTAACCACTCACAATCGCTGGATTAAACGCTGGGTAATTGGTAATCCCCAAACAATTATC
Proteins encoded in this window:
- a CDS encoding DUF3290 domain-containing protein, whose protein sequence is MLFYRYSYFSNQNDFEFYLKLSLSVIIASLIIIFFVQYLRHRSDSKYRDLLIIFGLVGILLAGIQYTRIQQLNTAHSQQAQMAQFIRSVATAQKASLKTVAVNTTSLQQNMVVRVGHQNYQVIFDNNFTSYQLQKAQLISQDITYQD